From one Streptomyces sp. ICC1 genomic stretch:
- a CDS encoding SDR family oxidoreductase: MATHLITGAGSGIGAAVAARLHARGDDLVLLARDAARGKQLTDRYPGSRALVGDLADPDRLSWAFSKQAVPERIDSLLHIAGVVDLGPVGELRPKTWHQQLNVNLIAPAEVTRLLLPNLRVSHATVVFVNSGAGLTAHADWSAYAASKHGLKALADSLREEEKEHGVRVTSVYPGRTATPMQAKVRSQEGESYDAADWIDPESVATTILMAVDLPRDAVVADLSVRPGR; encoded by the coding sequence ATGGCCACTCACCTCATCACCGGCGCCGGCTCCGGCATCGGCGCCGCCGTCGCCGCCCGCCTCCACGCCCGCGGCGACGACCTCGTCCTGCTCGCCCGCGACGCCGCCCGCGGCAAGCAGCTCACCGACCGGTACCCCGGGTCCCGCGCGCTCGTCGGGGACCTCGCCGACCCCGACCGCCTCTCCTGGGCCTTCTCCAAGCAGGCCGTCCCCGAGCGCATCGACTCCCTCCTGCACATCGCGGGCGTCGTCGACCTCGGCCCCGTCGGCGAACTGCGCCCCAAGACCTGGCACCAGCAGCTCAACGTCAACCTGATCGCCCCCGCCGAGGTGACCCGCCTGCTGCTCCCCAACCTGCGGGTCTCGCACGCGACCGTCGTCTTCGTGAACTCCGGCGCCGGCCTCACCGCCCACGCGGACTGGAGCGCCTACGCCGCCTCCAAGCACGGCCTCAAGGCCCTCGCCGACTCGCTGCGGGAGGAGGAGAAGGAGCACGGCGTCCGCGTCACCTCCGTCTACCCCGGCCGCACCGCCACCCCCATGCAGGCCAAGGTCCGCTCCCAGGAGGGCGAGTCCTACGACGCCGCCGACTGGATCGACCCCGAGTCCGTCGCGACGACGATCCTGATGGCCGTGGACCTGCCCCGCGACGCCGTGGTCGCCGACCTCAGCGTCAGGCCCGGCCGATGA
- a CDS encoding DUF1330 domain-containing protein: protein MTAYGIAHIRPETMNEDILRYIEEIQATLDPFEGRFLVHGRQVEVMEGAWPGTIVVIAFPDIEGARAWYASPAYQALIPLRADHIAGDVILVEGVAADYDASRTAAALREAAGL from the coding sequence ATGACCGCCTACGGCATCGCCCACATACGCCCCGAGACGATGAACGAGGACATCCTGCGCTACATCGAGGAGATCCAGGCCACCCTGGACCCCTTCGAGGGCCGCTTCCTCGTCCACGGCCGCCAGGTCGAGGTCATGGAGGGCGCCTGGCCCGGCACGATCGTCGTGATCGCCTTCCCGGACATCGAGGGCGCCCGCGCCTGGTACGCCTCGCCCGCCTACCAGGCGCTGATCCCGCTGCGCGCGGACCACATCGCGGGGGACGTCATCCTGGTCGAAGGCGTCGCGGCCGACTACGACGCCTCGCGGACGGCGGCCGCCCTGCGCGAAGCGGCGGGCCTCTGA
- a CDS encoding methionine synthase: protein MTATGGATGIGSLPGGDAREAAKTVTGSFEEFPYLAELPARGPGSDMIGRSLGLLVDMYAHVEPSGWRISDRPGRDSKRARSWLGEDLDALEEFTQGYEGRLKVQAVGPWTLAAALELHGGEAVLQDQGACRDLAGSLAEGVREHLADVRKRIPGAEIVLQYDEPSLTAVLLGRVRSASGYRTYRAVDRQVVEGTLRELFAVHDGEVIVHSCAPEVPFGLLRRAGVSGVSFDFSLLTEREDDAIGEAVEAGTKLFAGVVPGTDGPLSDPGGSVMGVRKLWRRLGLTPGTLAESVVVTPSCGLAGASPAYARAVQAHCVRAARSLADNPE from the coding sequence ATGACCGCGACCGGCGGAGCCACCGGCATCGGCTCGCTCCCCGGCGGCGACGCCCGCGAAGCCGCCAAGACCGTCACCGGCTCCTTCGAGGAGTTCCCGTACCTCGCCGAGCTGCCCGCCCGCGGCCCCGGCTCGGACATGATCGGCCGCTCACTCGGACTGCTCGTCGACATGTACGCGCACGTGGAGCCGAGCGGCTGGCGCATCAGCGACCGCCCCGGGCGCGACAGCAAGCGCGCGCGCTCCTGGCTCGGCGAGGACCTCGACGCCCTGGAGGAGTTCACCCAGGGGTACGAGGGCAGGCTCAAGGTCCAGGCCGTCGGGCCGTGGACGCTGGCCGCGGCCCTGGAACTGCACGGCGGAGAGGCCGTGCTCCAGGACCAGGGCGCCTGCCGGGACCTGGCCGGCTCCCTCGCCGAAGGCGTGCGCGAGCACCTGGCGGATGTGCGCAAACGCATCCCCGGCGCCGAGATCGTCCTCCAGTACGACGAGCCCTCGCTGACGGCGGTCCTGCTCGGCCGGGTGCGGTCCGCCAGCGGCTACCGCACGTACCGCGCCGTCGACCGGCAGGTCGTCGAGGGGACGCTGCGCGAGCTGTTCGCCGTCCACGACGGCGAGGTCATCGTGCACTCCTGCGCGCCCGAGGTCCCCTTCGGCCTGTTGCGGCGGGCCGGCGTCTCGGGCGTGTCGTTCGATTTCTCCTTGCTCACCGAGCGCGAGGACGACGCCATCGGCGAAGCCGTCGAAGCGGGCACGAAACTCTTCGCCGGAGTGGTGCCCGGCACCGACGGCCCGTTGTCGGACCCGGGCGGTAGCGTCATGGGTGTCAGGAAGCTTTGGCGCAGGCTGGGGCTGACCCCGGGGACTCTGGCGGAGTCCGTCGTGGTCACTCCCTCGTGCGGGCTGGCGGGCGCTTCGCCCGCCTACGCGCGCGCCGTTCAGGCGCACTGCGTCAGGGCGGCGAGGTCGCTCGCCGACAACCCTGAGTGA
- the ligA gene encoding NAD-dependent DNA ligase LigA, which yields MAAEQKQGSDTAVPAAVREQHALLAEQVEEHRFRYYVNDQPVVSDAEFDKLLRSLEALEEQYTELRTPDSPTQKVAGAYETDFASVEHRERMLSLDNAFDDEELAAWAERVARDANTSDYHYLCELKVDGLAVNITYENGRLTRAATRGDGRTGEDITPNVRTIAEIPDRLKGDRIPALVEIRGEVFFPMEKFEELNARLVEAEAKPFANPRNAAAGSLRQKDPKVTASRPLHMVVHGIGAREGFEIERQSQAYELLHEWGLPTAQHNKVVSTLAEVREFIAEFGANRHSVEHEIDGVVVKLDEIALQGRLGSTARAPRWAIAWKYAPEEVNSKLIDIKVGVGRTGRVTPYAQVEPVTVAGSEVEFATLHNQEVVKAKGVLIGDTVVLRKAGDVIPEILGPVADLRDGSEREFVMPADCPECGTALRPMKEGDIDLRCPNARTCPAQLRERLFYLVGRACLDIKNFGYVASAALTQPLEPSVPPMANEGDLFGLTLEQLLPITSYVRDQDSGLPKIDPKTGEPKIVTFFANKEGEPKANTVAMLANIEAAKTQPLARIINGLSIRHVGPVAAAALARAFRSIERIEQATEEELAATDGVGAIIATSVKEWFAEEWHQEILRKWRAAGVRMEEEGSGEEEGPRPLEGLTVVVTGTLQSHTRDGAKEALQSLGAKVTGSVSKKTSFVVVGDNPGSKYDKAMQLKLHVLDDAGFAVLLAEGPEAAREAALPVDGATEAE from the coding sequence ATGGCAGCCGAACAGAAGCAGGGCAGCGACACGGCCGTACCGGCGGCGGTGCGCGAGCAGCACGCGCTGCTCGCCGAGCAGGTCGAGGAGCACCGCTTCCGGTACTACGTGAACGACCAGCCGGTCGTCAGCGACGCCGAGTTCGACAAGCTGCTGCGCTCCCTGGAGGCGCTGGAGGAGCAGTACACGGAGCTGCGCACGCCCGATTCGCCCACCCAGAAGGTGGCCGGGGCGTACGAGACGGACTTCGCCTCCGTCGAGCACCGCGAGCGGATGCTCTCCCTCGACAACGCCTTCGACGACGAGGAACTGGCGGCCTGGGCGGAGCGCGTGGCCCGGGACGCCAACACCTCCGACTACCACTACCTCTGCGAGCTGAAGGTGGACGGCCTCGCCGTCAACATCACGTACGAGAACGGCCGCCTGACCCGCGCCGCCACCCGCGGCGACGGCCGCACCGGCGAGGACATCACGCCCAACGTCCGCACCATCGCGGAGATCCCCGACCGGCTGAAGGGCGACCGGATCCCGGCGCTGGTCGAGATCCGCGGCGAGGTCTTCTTCCCGATGGAGAAGTTCGAGGAGCTCAACGCCCGGCTGGTCGAGGCGGAGGCCAAGCCCTTCGCCAACCCGCGCAACGCGGCGGCCGGTTCGCTGCGCCAGAAGGACCCGAAGGTCACCGCGAGCCGCCCGCTGCACATGGTGGTCCACGGCATCGGCGCCCGCGAGGGCTTCGAGATCGAGCGCCAGTCGCAGGCGTACGAGCTGCTGCACGAGTGGGGGCTGCCGACCGCGCAGCACAACAAGGTGGTCTCCACGCTCGCCGAGGTCCGGGAGTTCATCGCGGAGTTCGGCGCGAACCGGCACTCGGTGGAGCACGAGATCGACGGCGTCGTCGTCAAGCTCGACGAGATCGCCCTCCAGGGCCGGCTCGGGTCCACCGCGCGCGCCCCGCGCTGGGCGATCGCCTGGAAGTACGCGCCCGAAGAGGTCAACTCCAAGCTGATCGACATCAAGGTCGGCGTCGGCCGCACCGGGCGCGTGACCCCGTACGCGCAGGTGGAGCCGGTGACGGTGGCGGGCTCGGAGGTCGAGTTCGCGACGCTGCACAACCAGGAGGTCGTCAAGGCCAAGGGCGTGCTCATCGGGGACACCGTCGTCCTGCGCAAGGCGGGCGATGTCATCCCCGAGATCCTCGGCCCGGTCGCGGACCTGCGGGACGGCAGCGAGCGGGAGTTCGTCATGCCCGCCGACTGCCCCGAGTGCGGGACCGCGCTGCGGCCGATGAAGGAAGGCGACATCGACCTGCGCTGCCCCAACGCGCGGACGTGTCCCGCCCAGTTGCGCGAGCGGCTGTTCTACCTGGTCGGCCGCGCCTGCCTGGACATCAAGAACTTCGGGTACGTCGCCTCGGCGGCGCTCACCCAGCCGCTGGAGCCCTCGGTCCCCCCGATGGCGAACGAGGGCGACCTCTTCGGCCTCACCCTGGAGCAGCTGCTCCCCATCACCTCCTACGTGCGGGACCAGGACTCGGGTCTGCCCAAGATCGACCCGAAGACCGGCGAGCCGAAGATCGTCACCTTCTTCGCCAACAAGGAGGGCGAGCCCAAGGCCAACACGGTGGCCATGCTGGCGAACATCGAGGCGGCCAAGACCCAGCCGCTGGCCCGCATCATCAACGGCCTGTCGATCCGGCACGTCGGCCCGGTCGCGGCCGCGGCGCTGGCCCGCGCGTTCCGCTCCATCGAGCGGATCGAGCAGGCGACCGAGGAGGAGCTGGCCGCCACCGACGGGGTCGGCGCGATCATCGCGACCTCGGTCAAGGAGTGGTTCGCCGAGGAATGGCACCAGGAGATCCTGCGCAAGTGGCGGGCGGCCGGTGTCCGGATGGAGGAGGAGGGTTCCGGCGAGGAGGAGGGCCCGCGCCCGCTGGAGGGGCTGACCGTCGTCGTCACCGGCACTTTGCAGAGCCACACCCGCGACGGGGCGAAGGAGGCCCTGCAGAGCCTCGGCGCCAAGGTCACCGGCTCCGTGTCGAAGAAGACCTCCTTCGTCGTGGTCGGCGACAACCCCGGTTCCAAGTACGACAAAGCCATGCAGCTGAAGCTCCACGTCCTCGACGACGCCGGGTTCGCCGTCCTGTTGGCAGAGGGCCCGGAGGCGGCCCGCGAGGCCGCGCTCCCGGTGGACGGCGCCACCGAAGCGGAATGA